In Candidatus Methanoperedens sp., one genomic interval encodes:
- a CDS encoding dienelactone hydrolase family protein translates to MADIIISRKKHHIPAYIAGTRNKRAGVILIHEVWGLNKNIRSLADRLAAEGYVVLAPDLISQTGITEKIDQSILAEVANPSTHDEAQKKLRAAMSPIMSEEFGKETVERLRICFSYLKLEYKVEKIAVMGFCFGGTYSYSFAASEPTLAAALPFYGHALEKEEELAKISCPVMAFYGVKDIALVQGLPQLEASMKKLNKDFQYKVYPNAGHAFMNDTNPTTYNKEAAEDAWEKALQFLKKHL, encoded by the coding sequence ATGGCAGATATTATAATCAGTCGCAAAAAACACCATATTCCAGCTTATATTGCCGGTACGAGAAATAAGCGCGCTGGAGTCATTCTCATTCACGAAGTATGGGGGCTTAACAAGAATATCAGAAGCCTTGCTGATCGCCTGGCTGCTGAGGGCTATGTTGTTCTCGCACCGGATCTTATTTCCCAGACCGGAATCACTGAAAAAATAGACCAGTCCATTTTGGCTGAGGTAGCCAATCCTTCTACCCACGATGAAGCCCAGAAGAAACTGCGTGCGGCTATGAGTCCGATCATGTCGGAAGAATTCGGGAAGGAAACAGTAGAACGGCTCAGAATATGCTTCAGCTATCTAAAGCTGGAGTACAAGGTGGAGAAAATTGCAGTCATGGGATTTTGTTTTGGTGGTACCTACAGCTACAGCTTTGCAGCAAGTGAACCGACTCTTGCCGCAGCTTTGCCGTTTTATGGACATGCGCTTGAGAAAGAGGAAGAATTGGCCAAAATCTCATGCCCGGTCATGGCATTTTACGGCGTAAAGGATATTGCGTTAGTGCAGGGCCTGCCGCAACTTGAAGCGTCAATGAAAAAGCTCAATAAAGATTTCCAGTACAAAGTATATCCGAATGCTGGCCATGCATTCATGAACGATACAAACCCGACAACATACAATAAAGAAGCAGCGGAGGATGCCTGGGAAAAAGCGTTGCAGTTCTTAAAGAAACATCTTTAA